The following coding sequences are from one Lipingzhangella halophila window:
- the mshA gene encoding D-inositol-3-phosphate glycosyltransferase — MSLHTSPLEQPGTGDAGGMNVYVVEVAKRLAERGVAVDVFTRASRPDQPPVVELAPGVSVRHIAAGPFGDLDKQALAQHLCPFIFGVLQTEARNAPGYYDLVHGHYWLSGRAGLAAAHRWGVPMVQSMHTMAKVKNAHLASGDSPEPELRVRGEDHLVRSADHLVANTADEARQLTGYYGAEPARISTVPPGVDLDVFAPGSRQEALRRAGLPPDTELLLFVGRLQRLKAPDVLLRAAASLLERDPTLRDRLVVAVVGGVSGSDDTEPQRLAALARSLGILDVVRMEPPRSRAEVAHLYRAATATVVPSYSESFGLVAVESQACGTPVVASRVGGLPTAVRDGMSGVLVDGHDPEDFARALHRLISEPGRRDALGRAAVTHAAQLSWGATVDGLLNVYRGTLTSEPLPVAANQ, encoded by the coding sequence ATGAGCCTGCACACCTCACCACTCGAACAGCCCGGCACCGGGGACGCCGGCGGGATGAACGTCTACGTGGTCGAGGTCGCCAAACGGCTCGCCGAGCGCGGCGTCGCGGTCGACGTCTTCACCAGGGCATCGCGTCCCGACCAGCCGCCGGTGGTCGAGCTGGCGCCCGGCGTGAGTGTGCGGCACATCGCAGCTGGCCCGTTCGGTGACCTCGACAAGCAGGCCCTCGCCCAGCACCTGTGCCCGTTCATCTTCGGGGTACTGCAGACCGAGGCCCGCAACGCACCGGGGTACTACGACCTCGTGCACGGCCACTACTGGCTGTCCGGCCGGGCCGGGCTCGCGGCCGCGCACCGGTGGGGCGTTCCGATGGTCCAGTCGATGCACACCATGGCCAAGGTGAAGAACGCCCACCTCGCCAGCGGCGACTCCCCCGAACCCGAGCTCCGGGTCCGCGGCGAGGACCACCTCGTGCGCAGCGCGGACCACCTGGTCGCCAACACCGCCGACGAGGCCCGCCAACTCACCGGGTACTACGGCGCCGAGCCCGCCCGGATCAGCACGGTCCCGCCCGGGGTCGATCTCGACGTGTTCGCCCCCGGATCGCGCCAGGAAGCGCTGCGGCGCGCCGGGCTGCCCCCCGACACCGAGCTGCTGCTCTTCGTCGGGCGTCTGCAGCGGCTGAAGGCGCCCGATGTCCTCCTGCGCGCCGCGGCATCGCTCCTCGAACGCGATCCGACCCTGCGTGACCGGCTCGTCGTGGCCGTCGTCGGCGGGGTGTCCGGCTCCGACGACACAGAGCCGCAGCGCCTGGCCGCGCTCGCCCGCTCCCTCGGCATCCTCGACGTGGTCCGGATGGAGCCGCCGCGTTCCCGCGCCGAAGTGGCCCATCTCTACCGGGCGGCGACGGCCACGGTGGTGCCCTCGTACTCGGAGTCGTTCGGCCTGGTCGCCGTGGAGTCCCAGGCGTGCGGCACACCGGTGGTCGCCTCCCGGGTGGGCGGCCTGCCCACGGCCGTCCGCGACGGCATGTCGGGCGTGCTCGTGGACGGCCACGACCCCGAGGACTTCGCGCGGGCGCTGCACCGGCTGATCAGCGAACCGGGCCGGCGCGACGCTCTGGGACGCGCCGCTGTCACGCACGCGGCACAGCTGAGCTGGGGGGCGACCGTCGACGGCCTGCTGAACGTCTACCGTGGGACGCTGACCAGCGAGCCGTTGCCCGTGGCCGCCAACCAGTAA
- a CDS encoding YbjN domain-containing protein, with translation MPSQEHENAILAIESAIKAADLEFERPRPDAFLVTLPGERRLKTLVWLNVGEYSLLLKAFFCRQPDENHGGFYHWLMHKNETMYGMAFAADEVGDVYIVGRLPLFSVTPDEVDRLLGCVLTYSDENFNGALERGFASSIRKEWQWRVNGGHTLRNLEAFRHLVEPTGEREQAGRTPGPDGR, from the coding sequence ATGCCATCGCAGGAGCACGAGAACGCCATCCTGGCGATCGAGTCGGCTATCAAGGCCGCCGACCTGGAGTTCGAACGCCCCCGCCCGGACGCCTTCCTGGTCACTCTGCCCGGCGAGCGCAGGCTCAAGACCCTCGTCTGGCTGAACGTCGGCGAGTACAGCCTGCTGCTGAAGGCGTTCTTCTGCCGCCAACCCGACGAGAACCACGGCGGGTTCTACCACTGGCTGATGCACAAGAACGAGACCATGTACGGCATGGCCTTCGCGGCGGACGAGGTCGGCGACGTCTACATCGTGGGCCGGCTGCCGCTGTTCAGCGTCACTCCCGACGAGGTCGACCGGCTCCTCGGGTGCGTTCTGACCTACTCCGACGAGAACTTCAACGGGGCGTTGGAACGGGGGTTCGCCTCGTCGATCCGCAAGGAGTGGCAGTGGCGCGTCAACGGCGGGCACACCCTGCGCAACCTGGAGGCGTTCCGGCACCTCGTCGAGCCGACCGGAGAACGCGAGCAGGCCGGACGCACGCCCGGTCCTGATGGTCGCTAG
- a CDS encoding phosphoglyceromutase, whose amino-acid sequence MGTLVLLRHGESTWNAEGLFTGWVDVDLSTTGEEEARKGGRLLLEADVRPTIVYTSVLKRAIRTAEISLDEAGLNWLPVRRSWRLNERHYGALQGKDKAQTREEYGEEQFMVWRRSYDTPPPKLADDATYSQVGDRRYADLPPELMPRTECLADVVARMLPYYYDAIVPDIAAGRTVLVAAHGNSLRALVKHLDGIDDETIAGLNIPTGIPLVYELDDNFAPRKHGGEYLDPEAAKAAIEAVRNQGKK is encoded by the coding sequence ATGGGGACTCTGGTTCTGCTGCGACACGGCGAAAGTACCTGGAACGCCGAGGGGTTGTTCACCGGGTGGGTGGACGTCGACCTCTCCACAACGGGTGAGGAGGAGGCCCGCAAGGGCGGCAGGCTGCTACTCGAAGCCGACGTGCGCCCCACCATCGTGTACACGTCGGTGCTGAAACGCGCCATCCGCACCGCCGAGATCTCGCTCGACGAGGCCGGGCTGAACTGGCTCCCGGTGCGGCGGTCCTGGCGGCTCAACGAGCGGCACTATGGGGCGCTGCAGGGCAAGGACAAGGCTCAGACCCGTGAGGAGTACGGCGAAGAGCAGTTCATGGTCTGGCGCCGCTCCTACGACACACCGCCGCCCAAGCTCGCCGACGACGCCACGTACTCGCAGGTGGGCGACCGGCGCTACGCGGACCTGCCGCCCGAGCTGATGCCGCGCACCGAGTGCCTGGCCGACGTCGTCGCCCGGATGCTGCCGTACTACTACGACGCGATCGTGCCCGACATCGCGGCGGGGCGCACCGTGCTGGTCGCCGCGCACGGCAACTCACTTCGGGCGCTGGTGAAGCACCTCGACGGCATCGACGACGAGACCATCGCGGGACTGAACATCCCCACCGGGATTCCGCTCGTCTACGAGCTCGACGACAACTTCGCTCCGCGCAAACACGGCGGCGAGTACCTGGACCCCGAGGCGGCCAAGGCGGCGATCGAGGCCGTTCGCAACCAAGGGAAGAAGTAA
- a CDS encoding DsrE family protein, translating to MSRALVIKVTVGEDQPERSNQAFTMAATAVASGVDVSLWLAGEASWFALPGRAAKIESLPHAAPLADLLDGILAGGRVTLCGQCAARRELTEDDLLDGVRIAGAPTFVEEITAERVQALVY from the coding sequence ATGAGTCGCGCATTGGTGATCAAAGTCACGGTCGGTGAGGACCAACCCGAACGCAGCAACCAGGCGTTCACCATGGCGGCCACGGCAGTGGCGAGCGGGGTCGACGTGTCGCTGTGGCTGGCCGGCGAGGCGAGCTGGTTCGCCCTTCCGGGCCGGGCCGCGAAGATCGAGTCCCTCCCGCACGCGGCGCCGCTGGCCGACCTGCTCGACGGGATACTGGCCGGCGGGCGCGTCACGCTGTGCGGGCAGTGCGCCGCTCGACGGGAGCTGACCGAGGACGACCTGCTCGACGGCGTCCGGATCGCGGGGGCGCCCACCTTCGTGGAGGAGATCACCGCCGAGCGGGTCCAGGCGCTCGTCTACTGA
- a CDS encoding GIDE domain-containing protein yields MQLAIGIALLAGAAILAPLACLAVRRWYRQRGLVRLRPGAVAKRAGQPITATGVAVAGPSGVIESQLARTDCVWHGHEVLRHFWSLPGKGTEAQERVCDSIADYASVEPFGIAAPGRAPKGRTVLVDPAGAELSGMDMCLQRVVGRPQRGVPAPTDDLLARVKGRISGVFRGETIEFEYREWVVRNGAPIVAHGMVELRDGWPVIVPPPDGRLRIERRGSAARVPWPARRAAGALLLSGASVASACAGLLLTVSAG; encoded by the coding sequence GTGCAGTTGGCGATCGGGATAGCCCTCCTGGCCGGTGCGGCGATCCTGGCACCGCTGGCCTGTCTCGCTGTGCGCCGGTGGTACCGGCAGCGCGGCCTGGTCAGACTGCGGCCGGGCGCCGTGGCGAAGCGGGCCGGGCAGCCGATCACCGCCACCGGTGTCGCGGTGGCGGGGCCGAGCGGGGTCATCGAGTCGCAACTGGCCCGTACCGACTGCGTCTGGCACGGGCACGAGGTACTGCGGCACTTCTGGTCGTTACCGGGCAAGGGAACGGAGGCCCAGGAGCGCGTGTGCGACTCGATCGCGGACTACGCGTCCGTGGAGCCGTTCGGGATCGCGGCGCCCGGCCGCGCACCCAAAGGCCGCACCGTTCTCGTGGACCCGGCGGGGGCCGAGCTCAGCGGGATGGATATGTGCCTGCAGCGTGTGGTTGGCCGGCCGCAGCGCGGTGTTCCCGCGCCGACCGACGACCTCCTGGCGCGGGTCAAGGGCCGGATCTCCGGGGTTTTCCGCGGGGAGACCATCGAGTTCGAGTACCGCGAGTGGGTGGTCCGCAACGGTGCGCCGATCGTCGCGCACGGGATGGTGGAGCTGCGCGACGGCTGGCCGGTGATCGTGCCGCCACCTGATGGCCGGCTCCGCATCGAGCGCCGCGGTTCCGCGGCACGGGTCCCGTGGCCCGCGCGGCGGGCGGCCGGGGCGCTGCTGCTCAGCGGGGCGAGCGTGGCGTCGGCCTGCGCCGGTCTGCTCCTCACGGTGAGCGCCGGCTGA
- a CDS encoding FABP family protein — protein MSVLHPDLEKLSFLLGRWEGVGVAGYPDMADFQFGQEIEFTHDGQPHLNYRSRVWRIAQDGSVGDLVTSETGYWRARPEEARSAPDDSADMPVVHVEALLTHPEGFAEVYLGSVFANRVELSTDAVLRTETGMEVTAGHRLYGLFGDNRETLGYAWDLAARGHDLQSYMSAQLKQAGG, from the coding sequence ATGAGCGTTCTGCACCCCGACCTGGAGAAGCTGTCCTTCCTGCTCGGCCGCTGGGAGGGGGTCGGCGTCGCCGGTTATCCGGACATGGCGGACTTCCAGTTCGGCCAGGAGATCGAGTTCACGCACGACGGCCAGCCGCACCTGAACTACCGGAGCCGCGTGTGGCGGATCGCGCAGGACGGCTCGGTCGGCGACCTGGTGACCTCCGAGACCGGGTACTGGCGCGCGCGGCCGGAGGAGGCGCGGAGCGCGCCCGACGACTCCGCTGACATGCCGGTGGTGCACGTCGAGGCGCTACTGACGCACCCAGAGGGGTTCGCCGAGGTCTACCTGGGCAGCGTGTTCGCCAACCGTGTTGAGCTCTCCACCGACGCCGTGCTGCGCACCGAGACCGGCATGGAGGTCACGGCGGGGCACCGGCTCTACGGGCTGTTCGGCGACAACCGCGAGACCCTGGGCTATGCGTGGGATCTCGCGGCACGCGGCCACGACTTGCAGTCCTATATGTCGGCACAGCTCAAGCAGGCCGGCGGGTGA
- a CDS encoding Fur family transcriptional regulator yields the protein MVHQTWREELRTRGYRVTPQRQLVLEAVQELEHATPDAICSRVQRTASDLNLSTVYRTLDVLEKVGLITHTHLGAGPPSYHLSEEADHLHVVCRECGEVSDTALDLADGLVERLRAEIGFRADARHLTVFGTCRRCASG from the coding sequence ATGGTGCACCAAACCTGGCGCGAGGAGCTTCGGACCCGCGGCTACCGCGTCACACCGCAGCGGCAACTCGTGCTTGAGGCCGTCCAGGAGCTGGAGCACGCCACCCCGGACGCCATTTGCAGCCGGGTGCAGCGGACCGCTTCGGATCTCAACCTGTCCACCGTGTACCGCACTCTGGACGTCCTGGAGAAGGTCGGGCTGATCACGCACACCCACCTCGGAGCCGGCCCTCCCTCGTACCACCTCAGCGAGGAGGCGGACCACCTGCACGTGGTCTGCCGCGAGTGCGGGGAGGTCTCCGACACCGCGCTCGACCTCGCCGACGGCCTGGTCGAACGGCTCCGCGCGGAGATCGGCTTCCGGGCCGACGCCCGGCACCTCACGGTGTTCGGAACCTGCCGGCGCTGCGCTTCCGGGTGA
- the ygfZ gene encoding CAF17-like 4Fe-4S cluster assembly/insertion protein YgfZ encodes MTSPLLTRAGAVPADDPDTGVAAHYGEPSREGQALEHGSGWIDRANRGVVRVSGPDRLTWLHSLTSQALEGLPAGTATESLVLDTKGHINHHMFIVEDGTAVWAHTEPGYAAGLASFLDSMRFMLRVEVEDLSDQRSVLTLAGPEREAALSAAAAWLDDTPVRRTGDEIDLFLPPDALPAVTEALTGSGVRPVGMWAYEAHRIAAHRPRLGVDTDHRAIPHEMGWAGSAVHLDKGCYPGQETVARVHNLGRPPRRLVLLHLDGTPERLPERGAAIKLGERDVGVVGSSARHHELGSIALGLVKRSIPVDSEFTIDGIAAAQEVIVPPDTGANADIKLRRKPA; translated from the coding sequence ATGACTTCGCCTCTGCTGACCCGCGCCGGGGCCGTCCCCGCGGACGACCCCGACACTGGTGTCGCCGCCCACTATGGGGAACCCTCCCGCGAGGGCCAGGCACTCGAACACGGTTCCGGGTGGATCGACCGCGCGAACCGCGGTGTCGTCCGCGTTTCCGGACCCGACCGGCTCACCTGGCTGCACAGCCTCACCAGCCAGGCTCTCGAAGGCCTGCCCGCCGGCACCGCGACCGAGTCGCTGGTGCTGGACACCAAGGGGCACATCAACCACCACATGTTCATCGTCGAGGACGGGACCGCGGTGTGGGCACACACCGAGCCGGGATACGCGGCGGGCCTCGCGAGCTTCCTGGACTCGATGCGGTTCATGCTGCGCGTCGAGGTCGAGGACCTCAGCGACCAGCGCAGCGTGCTCACCCTCGCCGGCCCGGAACGCGAGGCCGCGCTGTCCGCTGCCGCCGCGTGGCTGGACGACACCCCCGTGCGCCGGACCGGCGACGAGATCGACCTCTTCCTGCCCCCGGACGCCTTGCCAGCGGTCACCGAGGCGCTCACCGGCTCCGGGGTCCGCCCCGTTGGAATGTGGGCCTACGAGGCCCACCGGATCGCCGCGCACCGGCCGCGGCTCGGCGTCGACACCGACCACCGCGCGATCCCGCACGAGATGGGGTGGGCCGGTTCTGCCGTCCACCTGGACAAGGGCTGCTACCCCGGCCAGGAGACGGTGGCGCGGGTGCACAACCTGGGCCGGCCGCCGCGCCGGCTGGTGCTGCTGCACCTCGACGGCACCCCGGAGCGCCTGCCCGAGCGCGGCGCCGCGATCAAGCTCGGCGAGCGTGATGTCGGTGTCGTCGGTTCGTCCGCGCGCCACCACGAACTGGGGTCGATCGCACTCGGCCTCGTCAAGCGGTCGATCCCGGTCGACTCCGAGTTCACGATCGACGGGATCGCCGCGGCGCAGGAGGTCATCGTCCCACCGGACACGGGCGCCAACGCCGACATCAAGCTGCGCCGCAAGCCGGCCTGA
- a CDS encoding mandelate racemase/muconate lactonizing enzyme family protein — translation MKITAIEATPIAVPFRTDEVWAFGRRRGQVAVLVEVHTDDGLTGIGEAAAYPSTDVVRAALDALEPLVVGEDPRAIERLTKRVEVVGTWHHMRQNSPALAAVDMACWDIVGKTCGQPLVTLFGGRFRESVDFFYYVPGGTPEEAARQAAEGADLGFGTFYLKVGAPRPGDDIERVAAVRDAIGPEPGIRVDANEAWSSGTAIRVLRAMQEYGLELAEQPVSGRNLAEMAYVRGRVDTPLLANEASWTRYDQIEVIRHGAADAVSVDNQMDGGLLNLKRSAGICDAAGLPVVKHSLGELGVGLAAALHVMASTPNFILANQAYSSLLADDVLTEPHVYTAGRLPAPSGPGLGVTLDREKVGRYAEAYARDPGGYAFHDRQRAAEPTPLPRV, via the coding sequence ATGAAGATCACCGCGATCGAGGCCACACCGATCGCCGTGCCGTTCCGCACCGACGAGGTGTGGGCGTTCGGCCGCCGCCGCGGCCAGGTCGCCGTGCTTGTCGAGGTGCACACCGACGATGGGCTGACCGGGATCGGCGAGGCCGCGGCCTACCCGTCGACCGATGTTGTCCGGGCGGCCCTGGACGCCCTCGAACCGCTGGTCGTCGGGGAGGACCCGCGCGCCATCGAGCGGCTCACCAAACGGGTCGAGGTGGTCGGCACCTGGCACCACATGCGGCAGAACAGTCCCGCCCTCGCCGCGGTCGACATGGCGTGCTGGGACATCGTGGGCAAGACCTGCGGTCAGCCGCTGGTCACACTGTTCGGCGGGCGTTTCCGCGAGTCGGTGGACTTCTTCTACTACGTCCCCGGCGGCACGCCGGAGGAGGCCGCCAGGCAGGCGGCCGAGGGCGCCGACCTCGGCTTCGGCACTTTCTACCTGAAGGTCGGCGCGCCGCGGCCCGGTGACGACATCGAGCGGGTGGCCGCGGTGCGCGACGCCATAGGGCCCGAACCGGGGATCCGCGTCGACGCCAACGAGGCGTGGTCGTCGGGCACCGCCATCCGGGTGCTGCGCGCCATGCAGGAGTACGGGCTGGAACTGGCCGAGCAGCCGGTTTCGGGCCGCAACCTGGCCGAGATGGCCTATGTCCGCGGCCGGGTCGACACACCGCTGCTGGCCAACGAGGCATCGTGGACCCGCTACGACCAGATCGAGGTGATCCGGCACGGCGCGGCCGACGCCGTGTCGGTGGACAACCAGATGGACGGCGGCCTGCTCAACCTGAAGCGCTCCGCGGGAATCTGCGACGCCGCGGGGCTTCCGGTGGTCAAGCACAGTCTGGGCGAGCTGGGGGTGGGGCTCGCCGCCGCGCTGCACGTCATGGCGTCGACCCCGAATTTCATCCTGGCCAACCAGGCGTACTCCTCGCTGCTGGCCGATGACGTGCTCACCGAACCGCACGTCTACACCGCGGGCCGTCTTCCGGCTCCGAGCGGTCCAGGCCTGGGTGTCACCCTCGACCGCGAGAAGGTGGGGCGCTACGCCGAGGCCTACGCCCGCGACCCCGGCGGTTACGCCTTCCACGACCGGCAGCGGGCGGCCGAGCCAACGCCACTGCCGCGAGTCTGA